One part of the Humulus lupulus chromosome 9, drHumLupu1.1, whole genome shotgun sequence genome encodes these proteins:
- the LOC133802458 gene encoding ras-related protein RABA1b yields MAGYRADDDYDYLFKVVLIGDSGVGKSNLLSRFTKNEFNLESKSTIGVEFATRTLNVDGKVIKAQIWDTAGQERYRAITSAYYRGAVGALLVYDVTRHATFENVDRWLKELRNHTDSNIVVMLVGNKSDLRHLVAVSTEDGKSYAEKESLYFMETSALEATNVENAFAEVLTQIYHIVSKKAVEGGENGTDTSVPGKGEKINIKDDVSALKRVGCCSS; encoded by the exons ATGGCTGGATACAGAGCTGATGACGACTACGACTATCTCTTCAAGGTGGTGCTGATTGGAGATTCAGGTGTCGGCAAGTCCAATCTGCTCTCCAGGTTCACCAAGAACGAGTTCAATCTCGAGTCCAAGTCCACCATTGGGGTTGAGTTCGCTACCAGGACTTTAAACGTTGATGGGAAAGTCATCAAAGCTCAGATTTGGGACACTGCTGGTCAAGAAAG GTACCGAGCCATTACTAGCGCTTACTACCGTGGGGCGGTGGGAGCGCTTCTTGTGTATGATGTCACTCGTCATGCAACATTTGAGAATGTTGACAGATGGCTGAAAGAATTGAGGAACCACACAGATTCCAACATCGTTGTGATGCTCGTGGGAAACAAATCAGATCTTCGCCACCTAGTGGCCGTCTCAACCGAAGACGGAAAATCTTACGCAGAGAAAGAGTCACTCTACTTCATGGAAACTTCAGCACTGGAAGCAACAAATGTTGAAAATGCTTTTGCAGAAGTCCTGACTCAAATATACCACATTGTGAGCAAGAAGGCAGTTGAGGGTGGAGAAAATGGAACAGACACTTCTGTTCCAGGCAAAGGAGAGAAAATCAATATAAAAGATGATGTGTCTGCTTTGAAGAGAGTTGGGTGCTGCTCAAGCTAG